A single region of the Candidatus Curtissbacteria bacterium genome encodes:
- the greA gene encoding transcription elongation factor GreA, with the protein MAKKFILTKEGLANLKEEYEVLVKEKRPAVTERIQRAREFGDLAENSEYDAAKEEQTLLENRITRLEEILAKHQIIQVSQKADFVVIGSTIVVEVDGEKDEFTIVGTTEANPSERKISNESPVGAALLGAKVGEVVEVTTPIVRAKYKILEIK; encoded by the coding sequence ATGGCCAAGAAATTTATCTTAACAAAAGAAGGACTCGCCAACCTAAAAGAAGAGTACGAGGTGCTGGTCAAAGAGAAGAGACCCGCTGTTACCGAAAGGATTCAACGGGCAAGAGAATTTGGAGATTTAGCTGAAAATTCTGAATACGACGCAGCGAAAGAAGAACAAACGCTCCTAGAAAATAGAATCACCCGCTTAGAAGAAATCCTAGCAAAGCATCAAATAATTCAAGTAAGCCAGAAGGCGGATTTTGTTGTCATTGGCTCGACAATAGTCGTCGAAGTAGATGGCGAAAAAGACGAGTTTACAATTGTAGGAACTACAGAAGCCAACCCTTCTGAGCGGAAAATATCCAACGAATCTCCTGTGGGCGCGGCGCTTCTTGGAGCTAAAGTAGGCGAGGTTGTAGAAGTTACCACCCCAATTGTCCGCGCTAAGTATAAAATTCTTGAAATCAAGTAA